The following are encoded in a window of Cydia strobilella chromosome 1, ilCydStro3.1, whole genome shotgun sequence genomic DNA:
- the LOC134741444 gene encoding uncharacterized protein LOC134741444 isoform X1, translated as MGVISSLGAMAKVVMVLCMLAGVHQASAGCKHCSQTVGKEEKAMFRTHSDACLVTSKADPAQVDALSRGELLDTSQLRAHVHCVLMKCKVVGKDGKLQKTAVLDKLAVHGNGKDVAKILENCAEHQYGDTPEDLTWNLFRCAYNKKAILFDYMPNAMSTLQA; from the exons ATGGGGGTGATCTCGAGCTTGGGAGCCATGGCGAAGGTGGTGATGGTGCTCTGCATGCTGGCCGGAGTTCACCAG GCTTCAGCGGGTTGCAAACATTGCTCA CAGACCGTAGGCAAGGAAGAGAAGGCCATGTTCCGCACACACTCGGACGCCTGCTTGGTCACGTCCAAAGCTGACCCCGCACAAGTGGACGCTCTGAGTCGCGGCGAACTCCTGGACACATCCCAGCTGAGAGCCCACGTGCACTGCGTGCTGATGAAGTGCAAGGTGGTCGGCAAAGACGGCAAGCTGCAGAAAACGGCCGTCCTTGACAAGCTCGCTGTGCATGGAAACGGAAAGGATGTCGCTAAG ATCCTGGAGAACTGCGCCGAACACCAGTACGGTGACACGCCGGAGGACCTGACCTGGAACCTATTCCGATGCGCCTACAACAAGAAAGCTATTCTCTTCGACTACATGCCTAACGCAATGAGCACTCTGCAAGCATAG
- the LOC134741444 gene encoding uncharacterized protein LOC134741444 isoform X2: MGVISSLGAMAKVVMVLCMLAGVHQASAGCKHCSTVGKEEKAMFRTHSDACLVTSKADPAQVDALSRGELLDTSQLRAHVHCVLMKCKVVGKDGKLQKTAVLDKLAVHGNGKDVAKILENCAEHQYGDTPEDLTWNLFRCAYNKKAILFDYMPNAMSTLQA; this comes from the exons ATGGGGGTGATCTCGAGCTTGGGAGCCATGGCGAAGGTGGTGATGGTGCTCTGCATGCTGGCCGGAGTTCACCAG GCTTCAGCGGGTTGCAAACATTGCTCA ACCGTAGGCAAGGAAGAGAAGGCCATGTTCCGCACACACTCGGACGCCTGCTTGGTCACGTCCAAAGCTGACCCCGCACAAGTGGACGCTCTGAGTCGCGGCGAACTCCTGGACACATCCCAGCTGAGAGCCCACGTGCACTGCGTGCTGATGAAGTGCAAGGTGGTCGGCAAAGACGGCAAGCTGCAGAAAACGGCCGTCCTTGACAAGCTCGCTGTGCATGGAAACGGAAAGGATGTCGCTAAG ATCCTGGAGAACTGCGCCGAACACCAGTACGGTGACACGCCGGAGGACCTGACCTGGAACCTATTCCGATGCGCCTACAACAAGAAAGCTATTCTCTTCGACTACATGCCTAACGCAATGAGCACTCTGCAAGCATAG